A stretch of the Aegilops tauschii subsp. strangulata cultivar AL8/78 chromosome 4, Aet v6.0, whole genome shotgun sequence genome encodes the following:
- the LOC109738695 gene encoding purine permease 3 codes for MAITTASASPAMQEAAKTPSASPPRATAASPARYRPSPLVIFSACLVLIGSSGPLLLRVYFVHGGQRLWLSALVQISGWPLLLPPLCVSIFRGRRHGIVNLLLPPRLIGAAVVLGSLYAVSCFVYAMGSQALPLSTSSLLLATQLAFTAVFAFLFVGLRFTPFSANAVLLLTIGPAVLGVGPGSGKPAGEPSKTYWTGFCEAIAAAALAGLVLPLVEVAMERFGRRRGPAASAPPPYSTVMQMQAMMGLAGTMVCLLGMAIKSDFKALPIEAAAFGLGETKYYLVLVWGAVAWQLLNLGVVGLVTCASSLLAGIMVAVLLPLSEVLAVIFLHEKFDGPKGIALVLCLWGFASYMYGEKVQQKKAAAQKNQLLQQQMARKTGDLELATP; via the coding sequence ATGGCGATCACAACTGCTAGTGCCAGTCCGGCCATGCAAGAAGCAGCAAAGACGCCAAgcgcctcgccgccccgcgccacggCCGCCTCGCCGGCTCGCTACCGGCCTTCACCGCTGGTCATATTCAGCGCCTGCCTCGTCCTCATCGGCTCCAGCGGGCCGCTCCTGCTGCGGGTCTACTTCGTCCACGGCGGCCAACGCCTCTGGCTCTCCGCGCTGGTCCAGATCTCCGGCTGGCCGCTCCTCCTCCCGCCCCTGTGCGTCTCCATCTTCCGCGGCCGCCGCCACGGCATCGTCAACCTCCTCCTCCCGCCTCGCCTCATTGGCGCGGCCGTCGTTCTAGGCAGTTTGTACGCTGTGTCGTGCTTCGTGTACGCGATGGGCTCGCAGGCGCTGCCGTTGTCCACCTCGTCCTTGCTGCTGGCGACCCAGCTCGCCTTCACCGCCGTGTTCGCGTTCCTCTTCGTCGGGCTCCGCTTCACGCCCTTCTCTGCCAACGCCGTCCTGCTGCTCACCATCGGTCCGGCGGTGCTCGGCGTCGGGCCCGGGTCCGGGAAGCCGGCGGGCGAGCCATCCAAGACGTACTGGACCGGGTTCTGCGAGGCCATCGCGGCGGCCGCGCTCGCCGGGCTCGTGCTACCGCTCGTTGAGGTCGCCATGGAGCGGTTTGGGCGGCGGAGGGGACCCGCCGCGAGTGCGCCGCCACCCTACTCCACGGTGATGCAGATGCAAGCCATGATGGGCCTCGCCGGCACGATGGTGTGCCTGCTCGGCATGGCCATCAAGAGCGACTTCAAGGCGCTGCCAATCGAGGCGGCGGCATTCGGGCTCGGCGAGACCAAGTACTACCTAGTGCTCGTGTGGGGTGCCGTGGCGTGGCAGCTTCTCAACCTGGGTGTCGTGGGGCTCGTCACTTGCGCCTCTTCGCTCCTCGCCGGCATCATGGTCGCCGTCCTCCTGCCGCTCTCCGAGGTCCTCGCCGTCATCTTCCTCCACGAGAAGTTCGACGGACCAAAGGGTATCGCGCTCGTGCTCTGCCTCTGGGGCTTTGCCTCCTACATGTACGGCGAGAAGGTCCAGCAGAAGAAGGCGGCGGCGCAGAAGAACCAGCTGCTGCAGCAGCAGATGGCGAGGAAAACCGGAGACCTCGAGCTGGCTACCCCTTGA